A region of Chiloscyllium plagiosum isolate BGI_BamShark_2017 chromosome 37, ASM401019v2, whole genome shotgun sequence DNA encodes the following proteins:
- the LOC122541335 gene encoding torsin-4A-like yields MESGQPESAPECRLLHLTAKVRLAHRMMRGKGLRRAPSSRTLGWVRADGGQRQPPGRKRAAGRKAQGRRPARRCSGWWWWWQCWTCLDPESRAVYLLYLLCLTVALQVYNAYENLDDQLLAYDVEQLEKTLHRELLGQTLAINRLTGLLRAYLATYIHRGPLFLSIHGPAGVGKSHLVRLVAKHFSFQLGPGLVLLHSVRYQQQLQSPGGYSGLAAHVSDVLSRALAARRVPVLLFDELEIAPPGLLTLLGGLLTSNRTAGAVYIAVSRLGQERIVRSFRSRAGGGGHRCLQRVSKELEGQMGRQHPLWRLAPHVIPLAPLDRAHVASCFEQLMDREGLYPQPHRAKALADGLAYYRAGQRLYALRGCSQSLAMVRQLAQERQSEHPGKAVSPWHQQHQGADPPPTLNHSSVPTGHPAPAT; encoded by the coding sequence ATGGAAAGCGGGCAGCCAGAGAGTGCCCCTGAGTGCCGGCTCTTGCACCTGACGGCCAAGGTGCGGCTGGCCCACCGGATGATGCGCGGCAAGGGCCTGCGGAGGGCGCCGTCCTCCCGCACGCTGGGCTGGGTGCGGGCGGATGGGGGGCAGCGCCAGCCCCCTGGCAGGAAGAGGGCGGCGGGGCGTAAGGCCCAGGGCCGGAGGCCTGCGCGGCGTTGCTctggctggtggtggtggtggcagtgCTGGACGTGCCTGGACCCCGAGAGCCGGGCGgtctacctgctgtacctgctgtGCCTGACAGTGGCGCTGCAGGTCTACAACGCCTACGAGAACCTGGACGACCAGCTCCTGGCCTATGACGTGGAGCAGCTGGAGAAGACGCTGCACCGGGAGCTGCTGGGCCAGACGCTGGCCATCAACAGGCTGACAGGGCTGCTGCGGGCCTACCTGGCCACATACATCCACCGGGGGCCCCTCTTCCTCTCCATCCATGGCCCGGCCGGTGTGGGCAAGAGCCACCTGGTGAGGCTGGTGGCCAAGCACTTCAGCTTCCAGCTAGGCCCCGGCCTGGTGCTGCTGCATTCAGTCAGGTACCAGCAGCAGCTGCAGTCCCCCGGGGGGTACTCCGGCCTGGCTGCCCACGTCTCGGACGTCCTGTCCCGGGCGCTGGCTGCCCGCCGGGTCCCGGTGCTGCTCTTCGACGAGCTGGAGATTGCTCCCCCGGGCCTGTTGACCTTGCTGGGCGGCCTGCTGACCTCCAACCGCACGGCCGGAGCCGTCTACATCGCCGTCAGCCGCCTGGGGCAAGAGCGCATCGTGCGGTCCTTTCGGTCCCGGGCCGGAGGGGGCGGGCACCGGTGCCTGCAGAGGGTCAGCAAGGAGCTGGAGGGGCAGATGGGCCGGCAGCACCCGTTATGGAGGCTGGCACCCCACGTCATTCCCCTGGCGCCCTTGGACCGGGCCCACGTGGCGAGCTGCTTCGAGCAGCTGATGGACCGGGAGGGGCTCTACCCGCAGCCACATCGGGCCAAGGCCCTGGCCGACGGCCTGGCCTACTATCGGGCTGGCCAGCGGCTCTATGCCCTGCGGGGCTGCAGCCAATCCCTGGCCATGGTCAGGCAGCTGGCCCAGGAGAGACAGTCAGAGCATCCCGGGAAGGCAGTCAGCCCCTGGCACCAACAACACCAAGGGGCAGATCCACCCCCCACCCTCAACCATTCCTCAGTGCCCACCGGCCATCCTGCCCCTGCCACTTGA